The Leptospiraceae bacterium genome includes a region encoding these proteins:
- a CDS encoding adenylate/guanylate cyclase domain-containing protein — MITTKELLLVREVKGLKFISYFRLFFVFANISITMVVGKSLMERVVVGLISIISFLVTFYFIYLLKQKRNLSFIGIMSAILDVCLLACLPYIWHESVGGDSVPRTYMLKAQTYVSMYFAILIIHSFTIRPMYPLIITGGVTSTSILLFFYAKQDSRMIISSDFVTHMLGNTVSAEFYFSTLLTFVLSGLILAFFTYQSRKLIYEAVTLEKAKMQVSRYFSPNVFDKITTADDSMLSSSGRKQEVAVMFTDIRDFTTLSETIKPEEVVELLKEYHAKMVNIIFENGGTLDKFIGDGIMATFGTPDPKPDDAYRAVVAGTQMKKALAELNIERKKKGLIELRQGIGIHFGSVIAGNIGTENRMEYTVIGDTVNLASRIESKCKDLKSDFLISEAVKEKLNDRISTRNLGLHSVKGKTETVALYEVLS, encoded by the coding sequence ATGATTACAACCAAGGAATTACTACTCGTAAGGGAGGTGAAGGGACTAAAATTCATTAGCTACTTTCGGTTATTTTTTGTATTTGCTAATATTAGCATTACAATGGTAGTCGGAAAAAGCTTGATGGAAAGAGTTGTCGTGGGGTTAATTTCTATTATCTCCTTTCTGGTTACTTTTTATTTTATTTATCTTTTAAAACAAAAGCGAAACTTGTCTTTCATTGGGATAATGAGTGCTATCCTCGATGTATGCCTTCTTGCTTGTCTGCCGTATATTTGGCATGAGTCCGTTGGCGGAGATTCCGTTCCTAGGACTTATATGCTTAAGGCGCAGACCTATGTAAGTATGTATTTTGCGATTTTAATTATCCATAGTTTTACAATCAGACCGATGTATCCCTTAATTATTACCGGCGGAGTCACATCAACTTCGATTCTTTTATTTTTTTACGCCAAACAAGATAGTCGCATGATTATCTCCAGCGATTTTGTGACGCATATGCTTGGAAATACTGTGAGTGCGGAATTTTATTTTTCCACACTACTTACATTTGTATTATCTGGTTTAATACTTGCGTTTTTTACATACCAATCACGAAAGCTGATCTATGAAGCTGTGACTTTAGAGAAAGCAAAGATGCAAGTCAGCCGCTATTTTTCGCCTAACGTATTTGATAAGATTACAACAGCGGATGACAGTATGTTAAGCTCCTCTGGAAGAAAACAAGAAGTAGCCGTAATGTTTACGGACATTCGAGATTTTACTACACTAAGTGAAACCATAAAACCGGAAGAAGTTGTAGAACTTCTAAAAGAATACCATGCAAAAATGGTAAATATCATTTTTGAAAATGGTGGGACTTTAGATAAATTCATTGGCGACGGAATCATGGCTACGTTTGGGACACCCGACCCGAAACCAGACGACGCATATCGCGCAGTAGTCGCAGGCACCCAAATGAAAAAAGCATTAGCTGAATTAAATATAGAAAGAAAAAAGAAAGGTCTGATAGAATTAAGACAAGGGATTGGAATTCACTTTGGAAGTGTAATTGCAGGAAATATTGGAACAGAAAACAGAATGGAATACACAGTCATAGGTGACACAGTAAACCTAGCAAGTCGCATTGAAAGTAAATGCAAAGACTTGAAGTCCGACTTTTTAATTTCTGAAGCAGTAAAAGAAAAGTTAAACGACAGAATTTCTACTCGTAATTTGGGGCTACACTCTGTTAAAGGGAAAACGGAAACGGTGGCTTTGTATGAGGTTTTGTCGTAA
- a CDS encoding type II toxin-antitoxin system VapB family antitoxin, with protein MEKSFCITLDCGETFVLLVDIQYALNHTICMKRTNLVLDENILEQTLRLSQKKTYSEAVMIAMKEFIRVNEFSKIFEFQGTGIWSGDLSEMRKDVKVVKNKKKSK; from the coding sequence TTGGAAAAATCATTCTGCATAACTCTGGACTGTGGAGAAACATTTGTTTTACTAGTTGACATTCAATACGCATTGAATCATACTATATGTATGAAACGTACAAATCTTGTGTTAGATGAGAATATATTAGAGCAGACTCTCCGTCTTTCTCAAAAGAAAACCTACTCAGAAGCAGTCATGATCGCAATGAAGGAATTTATTCGCGTAAACGAATTCTCTAAAATATTTGAATTTCAAGGAACTGGAATTTGGTCTGGTGATCTTTCTGAAATGAGAAAAGATGTTAAAGTAGTAAAAAATAAGAAGAAGTCAAAGTAA
- a CDS encoding PIN domain-containing protein: MYLIDTSVWIESLKKNSTFNIQKYFKEHEIFLCLPVYQEILQGIRDDAIFWVVKKALDHSKFLEETLSKETFEEATGIYRQARKKGITIRSSVDCLIAAIAIKNHATIVHKDRDYSEISKFTTLKEKNIDLLFK; the protein is encoded by the coding sequence ATGTATTTAATTGACACTTCGGTTTGGATAGAGTCGCTTAAAAAAAATTCTACATTCAATATCCAAAAGTATTTTAAAGAACATGAAATCTTTCTTTGTCTTCCTGTTTATCAGGAAATTTTACAGGGCATCAGAGACGACGCTATATTTTGGGTTGTAAAAAAAGCATTAGATCATTCAAAATTTTTGGAAGAAACATTGTCAAAAGAAACTTTTGAAGAGGCAACTGGCATTTACCGACAGGCTCGTAAAAAAGGAATTACGATTCGCTCTTCAGTGGATTGTCTGATAGCGGCTATCGCTATTAAAAATCATGCAACGATTGTACATAAAGATAGAGATTATTCTGAAATTTCGAAATTTACAACATTAAAAGAAAAAAATATAGACTTATTATTTAAGTGA